A part of Larimichthys crocea isolate SSNF chromosome VII, L_crocea_2.0, whole genome shotgun sequence genomic DNA contains:
- the smtla gene encoding somatolactin alpha isoform X2 yields the protein MHMMTALQRGVWALLLWPYLLTVSIPLDCKEEQGSFSRCPYISQEKLLDRVIQHAELIYRVSEESCSLFRNQAGYACITKAFPIPSSKSEIQQISDKWLLHSVLILVQSWIGPMVYLQTTMDHYDGVPDMLLNKTKWVSEKLISLEQGVVVLLKKMLDEGMITTTYSEQGLFQYEVQPDMLESVMRDYTLLSCFKKDAHKMEVLLKLLKCRQTNNCP from the exons ATGCACATGATGACAG cCTTGCAGCGTGGTGTATGGGCTTTACTGCTCTGGCCCTATCTGCTTACTGTAAGTATCCCACTAGACTGTAAGGAAGAGCAGGGTAGCTTCTCCCGCTGCCCCTACATCTCCCAAGAGAAACTTCTAGACCGAGTCATCCAGCATGCTGAGCTTATATACCGTGTCTCAGAAGAATCATGCTCTTTGTTT AGGAACCAAGCTGGCTATGCATGCATCACCAAAGCCTTTCCCATCCCCAGCTCCAAAAGTGAAATCCAACAAATTTCT GACAAATGGTTGCTCCACTCTGTGCTGATACTGGTTCAGTCGTGGATTGGGCCTATGGTCTACCTGCAGACCACAATGGATCACTACGATGGCGTTCCTGACATGCTGCTCAACAAGACTAAGTGGGTTTCTGAAAAACTGATCAGTCTGGAGCAAGGGGTAGTGGTCCTCCTCAAGAAG ATGTTGGATGAAGGAATGATAACCACAACATACAGTGAACAAGGCCTATTCCAGTATGAAGTGCAACCTGACATGCTGGAATCTGTTATGAGAGACTATACCTTACTCAGCTGCTTCAAGAAAGACGCCCATAAGATGGAGGTTTTGCTCAAGCTTCTTAAATGTCGACAAACTAACAACTGCCCATGA
- the smtla gene encoding somatolactin alpha isoform X1, producing MHMMTALQRGVWALLLWPYLLTVSIPLDCKEEQGSFSRCPYISQEKLLDRVIQHAELIYRVSEESCSLFEEMFVPFSLQLQRNQAGYACITKAFPIPSSKSEIQQISDKWLLHSVLILVQSWIGPMVYLQTTMDHYDGVPDMLLNKTKWVSEKLISLEQGVVVLLKKMLDEGMITTTYSEQGLFQYEVQPDMLESVMRDYTLLSCFKKDAHKMEVLLKLLKCRQTNNCP from the exons ATGCACATGATGACAG cCTTGCAGCGTGGTGTATGGGCTTTACTGCTCTGGCCCTATCTGCTTACTGTAAGTATCCCACTAGACTGTAAGGAAGAGCAGGGTAGCTTCTCCCGCTGCCCCTACATCTCCCAAGAGAAACTTCTAGACCGAGTCATCCAGCATGCTGAGCTTATATACCGTGTCTCAGAAGAATCATGCTCTTTGTTT GAGGAGATGTTTGTCCCATTCTCATTGCAACTCCAGAGGAACCAAGCTGGCTATGCATGCATCACCAAAGCCTTTCCCATCCCCAGCTCCAAAAGTGAAATCCAACAAATTTCT GACAAATGGTTGCTCCACTCTGTGCTGATACTGGTTCAGTCGTGGATTGGGCCTATGGTCTACCTGCAGACCACAATGGATCACTACGATGGCGTTCCTGACATGCTGCTCAACAAGACTAAGTGGGTTTCTGAAAAACTGATCAGTCTGGAGCAAGGGGTAGTGGTCCTCCTCAAGAAG ATGTTGGATGAAGGAATGATAACCACAACATACAGTGAACAAGGCCTATTCCAGTATGAAGTGCAACCTGACATGCTGGAATCTGTTATGAGAGACTATACCTTACTCAGCTGCTTCAAGAAAGACGCCCATAAGATGGAGGTTTTGCTCAAGCTTCTTAAATGTCGACAAACTAACAACTGCCCATGA
- the smtla gene encoding somatolactin alpha isoform X3, with amino-acid sequence MHMMTALQRGVWALLLWPYLLTVSIPLDCKEEQGSFSRCPYISQEKLLDRVIQHAELIYRVSEESCSLFDKWLLHSVLILVQSWIGPMVYLQTTMDHYDGVPDMLLNKTKWVSEKLISLEQGVVVLLKKMLDEGMITTTYSEQGLFQYEVQPDMLESVMRDYTLLSCFKKDAHKMEVLLKLLKCRQTNNCP; translated from the exons ATGCACATGATGACAG cCTTGCAGCGTGGTGTATGGGCTTTACTGCTCTGGCCCTATCTGCTTACTGTAAGTATCCCACTAGACTGTAAGGAAGAGCAGGGTAGCTTCTCCCGCTGCCCCTACATCTCCCAAGAGAAACTTCTAGACCGAGTCATCCAGCATGCTGAGCTTATATACCGTGTCTCAGAAGAATCATGCTCTTTGTTT GACAAATGGTTGCTCCACTCTGTGCTGATACTGGTTCAGTCGTGGATTGGGCCTATGGTCTACCTGCAGACCACAATGGATCACTACGATGGCGTTCCTGACATGCTGCTCAACAAGACTAAGTGGGTTTCTGAAAAACTGATCAGTCTGGAGCAAGGGGTAGTGGTCCTCCTCAAGAAG ATGTTGGATGAAGGAATGATAACCACAACATACAGTGAACAAGGCCTATTCCAGTATGAAGTGCAACCTGACATGCTGGAATCTGTTATGAGAGACTATACCTTACTCAGCTGCTTCAAGAAAGACGCCCATAAGATGGAGGTTTTGCTCAAGCTTCTTAAATGTCGACAAACTAACAACTGCCCATGA